The DNA sequence GGGCGTGCGCCTGGTGATTGAGGATGAAGAGAGCCTTGACACCATGCTCAACAAGGTCGGCAGGGGCCAGACCCACTTTGCCGCCGCCGGACTGAGCATTACCGAGCGTCGCCGGCAGCGCGTGCGCTTCAACCAACCTTATATGACCATCCGTCAGCAGGTGCTGTATAACAGCCGAACGCCGGCGCCCCGTTCGGTCGAGGACCTGATCGGCAAAGACATTCTGGTTATTGCCAACTCCTCCCACGCCGAACGTCTGGAGGCCATCAAGACCCACTACCCGGCCCTGACCTGGCGCGAGTCCTCTTCGGTAGAAATGATCGACCTGCTGGAAAAGGTACACAGCGGTGAAGTGGACTATGCCGTGGTCGACTCCAACGCCTACGACCTTAACCGGCACACCTTTCCCCGGGCCCGCGCCGCCTTTGATCTGGGCGCACCTCAAGAGCTGGCCTGGGCGTTTCCCCGCAGCCGGGACGAGAGCCTGTACCGAGCGGCCGAGGATTACCTGAACCGCATCAAACAGGATGGCACACTCGCGGCCATCAGCGAGCGGTTCTACGACCATATCGACGAGGTCACCACCGGTGGCGCCCTGCTGTTCTCCTATCGACTGGAAAAGCGCCTGCCACAGTGGCAGACCTTGCTGCAGGAAGCCGCCGACGAGTTTGACCTGGACTGGCAACTCCTGGCCGCCATCAGCTATCAGGAAAGCCACTGGAACCCCAACGCCCGCTCCCGCACCGGGGTGCGCGGCCTGATGATGCTGACCCTGGCCGCCGCCAGCGATATGGGCATTGAGAACCGGATCGACCCCAAGCAGAGCATTCACGGGGGAGCCAAGTACTTCCGTAACCTTTACGACCGCCTGCCCGAGCGCATTCAGGGTGAGGATCGCACCTGGCTGGCACTGGCGGCCTACAATGTGGGCATGGGCCACCTGGAAGACGCCCGCAAGATCACCCAGGCATTGGGGGGCGACCCGGACCGCTGGGTGGATGTGCGCGAACACCTGCCGCTGCTCGCCAAGCGCTCCTACTACAAGTACACCCGGCACGGTTACGCCCGCGGCTGGGAGCCGGTGACCTACGTGCGCAACATCCGCAACTTCTACAGCATCATCGCCTGGCACCAACAGCAGGAACAGCGCCAGATTGCGGCGCAAGAGGCGGAAACCGACGAACAACGTATCCAGCGCAAAGTCAGCAGTAACCGCACGCTGAACATGCCCCTGTCTGTGCTCTGACTGCGGCACTGCCGGCCACCAGAGCAGGCGCCATTTGTGGTTTAATGGCGCCATGAACGATACCCCTCCCCCACAAGCCCCCTACCGTGTGCTGGCCGAACCCTGTCAGCACACCCTGGAAGAAAAGCGCAGCCTGTTCCACACCTACCTGTTTCCGGTTCAGGAGCGCGAACCGGCATTGGCTCATGTCGAGGCCTTGCGCCAATCCCAACCCGGCGCCTCCCACTATTGCTGGGCGTATATTCTCGGCCCGGCGGATCAGCCACGCCGTCAGGCGTTCAGCGATGACGGAGAACCCTCCGGCACCGCGGGAAAGCCCATGTTGCACGTGCTGACCCAGCGCGGCGCAGGCGATACCCTGGCGGTGATTGTGCGCATTTTCGGGGGCGTAAAGCTAGGCGCTGGCGGGTTGGTGCGCGCTTACGGCGGCGCGGTATCCCAGGCGCTGGATCTCGCCCAGTGGCGAGAGATCACCCCGAGCACCGAGATCAGCATTACCGTGGACTTCGCTCTGGAGGAGCGGATTCGGCACTGCGCCCAACAACGCGGGCTGGCCGTTATTGGTGTCGACTACCAACAACAGGTGCGTCTGACCCTCGCCGTACCCCAGGCCGAGGTGGGGGCATTACAGGACGAGGTTCAGCAGCTGACCAGCGGCCAATTTCAATGGCAGCCATGATCGGTGCGGGGAGCGGTGTCGTGGCGCGCCCCGCTCAACTCAGCTGGATACCGCTGGCGCCGTGGATCGTATCTGCCAGACGCACAGCGCCACCACCACAGCGATAACCAAAGGCACCATGGTCAGGTTCAACACTACCCATCCCCACAGATGGAACAGCGTACCCGCCAGCAGTGAGCCGATCGCCACCAACGACAGGACAATCAGGTCATTGATACCCTGAACCTTGCCCCGCTCGGACTCGGAGTGAGTGCCGGCCAACATCACGCTGCCGCCGACAAACAGAAAGTTCCAACCGACCCCCAGCAACACCAGGGCCACCCAGAAATGGGCAAAGCTCGCGCCCGAGGCCGCCGTTGCGCTCGACAGCAGCAGCGCTCCAGCACCCGCCATCAACACCCGGTACTGCCCCAACCGGGCGATCAGGCTACCGGTGAAAAACGAGGGCACAAACATGCCCAGCACATGCCACTGCATGATGGTGGCCACCTGCCCCATCCCGAAGCCCTTGGAAAGCATCGCCAAGGGCGTCGCGGTCATGACCAGAATCATGATCGCGTAGCCAACCGCACTGGCCAACACGGCCACCTGAAAGCGACCCTGCCCGGCAATGTCCCTCATGGGCCGCACCACATCGTCGGAGCGGGGCTCCCCCTGAGGCGGCACGCGCAATAGGGCCAGTAACAGGCTCGCCAACAACGCGAGCAACGCCATCACCAAATAGGGGCCACCATCGGGTACCGAGGTCAACCACTCATAATTGGCGCTGGCATTCCACGGGCCGAGAAAGGCCGCCGCCACACCCCCGGCCATGACCCAGGAGATGGCGCGACTGCGAATCGCCGGACGTGCCACATCCGCCGCGGCAAACCGGTAGTACATGGCAAACCCCTGATACAACCCCACCAGCAAGTTACCCAGGCAAAACCCGATGAAGGTGCCCTCCGCAATGGACCAGAAGGACAAAAGGCTGCCCGCCAAGCCGCCCAGCAGCGCCCCCACCAGAAAGCCCGGTCGGCGCCCTACCCGTTTCATGAACAGCGACGCGGGCAAGGTGGACACCACCGCGCCAACCATGGTCAGGGCAATCGGCAGGGTCGCCAGTGACGGCGTGTCGCTCAGTCGGCCACCGACCACGCCACTGAGCGTCATCACGGTAATGGCCGCCACCATAAACAGCGTCTGGTTGACCACCAGAATCGCAATATTGAGTATTTCCCGGCGCGTTTCAGCTCCTGTCACTCGTCAATCTCCACCATCTCAAAGTCCTGTTTGCCCGCACCGCAGTCCGGACACTCCCAGTCATCCGGCACATCCGCTCAGCGGGTCCCGGGGGCTATGCCATCGTCGGGCCAGCCCTCCTGTTCATCGTAAATGAAACCACAAATCAGGCATTGCCACCGTTTCATACTGCCTCCGGTCTTTATGTCCAACCTTACGAGATTTTTTACGCTCAAGCTGGCATCATGCGCGCTCATCCGGTCACCCGAAGAGAGTTCCCGAATGCGCCGCCCCTACGGACCGACACCGCCCCGAGACGCCAGCATACCCCGTTTGAACCTGCGTGAAGTATGGGGCTATTTATGGCCCTACCTCTGGGACTTCAAAGGGCGGGTAATCCTGGCCATTATGGCACTGCTGGCCGCCAAGGGGGCGACGCTGGCCATGCCCTGGGCGCTCAAGCATATCATTGATGGTGTGGACCGGAGCCTGCAGCCCGAACTGGTACTGCCCATCGCCTTTCTCCTGTTCTACGGTTTTTTGCGCTTTGGTGGGGTGTTTTTCGGGGAGCTGCGGGACGCTATTTTCAGTCGGGTCACCGAACGGGCCATGCGCCGGATCGGGCTTCGGGTGTTCGAGCACCTGCACCGGCTGGAGCTGAACTTTCACCTGAGCCGTCAGACCGGTGGCATCAGTCGGGACATCGAGCGCGGCACCAGCGCCATCAGTTTTTTGATGCGCTTTCTCATGTTCAATATCGTGCCGACCCTGTTTGAAATCGTCATGGTCGCCGCCATTTTTACCTTGGCGTTCTCCGTCTGGTACGCCCTGATCATTCTTGTGGCCGTGATCATCTACATCGGCTTTACCGTGATCACCACGGAGTGGCGCACCCGCTTTGTGCGCGAAGCCAACCAGGCCGACTCTTCCACCAATACCCGAGCGGTGGACAGCCTGCTCAACTATGAAACGGTCAAGTACTTCAATAACGAAGCCTTTGAAGCCCAGACCTATGACACCTTTCTGGAAACCTGGGAAAAAGCCAAACTCAAAAATCGTCTGTCACTACTGGCTTTGAACTCCGGCCAGGCATTGATCATCGCCGCGGCCATTACCGGGATGATGATCATGGCCACCCAGTCGGTCATCGACAAGAACATGACGCTGGGTGATCTGGCCATGGTGAACGCCTATATGATTCAGTTGTTCATACCGCTGAACTTTCTGGGCTTTGTATATCGGGAAATGCGCCGGGCGCTGACGGATCTGGAAAACATGCTGGGCCTACTGCAGCGTGAACCGCGCATTGAAGACGCCGCCGATGCCCGCGAGCTGAGTGTGCCTGAAGGCGAGATCCGCTTTCACGACGTATCGTTTGGCTACCACCGCGACCGGCCGATTCTCAAGGGGCTGGATTTCACCGTGCAGGCCGGGCACCGGGTGGCGATCGTCGGGGCCTCGGGCGCCGGCAAAAGCACCATCGCCCGATTGTTGTACCGGTTTTATGACATTGATGATGGCCGCATCACCATTGACGGTCAGGACATTCGCGACGTGACACTGGACAGCCTGCGCCGCGCCATTGCCATCGTTCCTCAGGACACGGTGCTGTTCAATACCAGCATCCGGGAGAACATTGCTTACGGCAATCCATCCGCGCCCGATGAGGCCATTGATCGAGCCATTCGCATGGCCCACTTGGAAGACTTTATTGCCGCCCTACCCCAGGGCGATCAGACGTTGGTGGGTGAGCGCGGGCTGAAAGTCTCGGGTGGCGAGAAGCAGCGCATTGCCATTGCCCGGGTGTTGCTCAAAGGCGCACCCATTCTGATTTTCGATGAGGCCACCTCCGCCCTGGACTCCCGAGCCGAAGCAGCCATTGTGGCCGCCATGCGGGAAGTCTCGTCCGGGCATACCAGCCTTGTAATCGCCCACCGGCTGTCGACCATTGTCGACGCCGATACCATTCTGGTTCTGGACGAGGGCCGGTTGGTCGAACAGGGCTCTCATGAGGCATTGCTGGCGCACGACGGCCGCTACGCGCAGTTGTGGAGACTGCAACAGCAATCCGCCGAGCCATGATGATTGTTTAGAACGACAACCCCGCCTGTAAGGCAAGGCCCCACTCATCGCCATTGGTGCTCTTCGCGGCGCCGATGTCCAGGTGAGCGCGCCGTCCGCCAAAACCCAGCCCCACCGAGGGCAAGGTCTCATCGTCAACCACGTTGTGCCGCAGACCCGCGCGCAGCGCCGTGTTGCGCCACAGAAACCATTCGGTTCCTACGCTCAGGTACTGCTTGTCGGGGTCAAACCCCAACGGTTCATTGCGCGTGAGGTCCCAATCCACACTGACCCGGAATGGCTCCGTTCGAAAGCCGAGCCCCACCCGCGCGACCGGACGCTGGGTGATACGATCGCCCAGCGCCGTCTCGAATTCATGCGGCACCAGATTGCGGACCACCAGTCCCCATTGAAAAGGGCCGGGTAAGTCATGCACCAGCCCGGCATCCATATTAAAGCGGGTATGTTCGCGCCGGTGCACCGACTCGCTGTACACATCGAGCTCGAACTCGTTCACCGGCTGCTCAAAATGAATCGTGGTGAAGTGCACCTGTTTCAACGTAACGCCAAAATGAAACCGATCGCTCCGATCCGTCATGAAACTACGGGCAACGCTGAGCGCCTGCTCGGTCACCTCCGCGCCCTGACTTTCTATGGTCGAATAAAACTCCGTAGGCAGCGGCTCTCTCAGGTAATCCTGAACGCCTTTGCCGCTGGTTTGATCCGCGAGGGCATCATCGTATAGCGCACCGAAATCCACATACTCATTCAAGGCCTGCGCGGCATCCCAGAGTCGCCGAACCTGGGCAACGACCTCCTCCAGGGTGAGGGCGTCGGGGTTTTCCACCATGGCTTCAGTGGCCATCACTTCATCCAGCAGATCGGCAAAACGATCCACGGTGTTGGTCACCCGCTCGATGTTCGCATTATCCCGTTCGGACACCCGGACCATGCTACCCATCACCAGAAACTGGCGGTGATAACCCCCAAACGCCCATTGACCCGCCGGGTAACCAAATGAAGCGCCGTAGGAGGCACTGACCCGCAGCGGTTTATCAGAGAGGTGATTGATATCGCGCTGAACATTCCGAATCCGGGCGGTCGCCTCCCGCAGCTCGGCACCGGACTCAAAATCCGGTGAATCCAGCGCGATCGACGACATGATCACGTCCTCGAGGTCAACGCCCTCATAGCGATCGGAGAACTCATCGGCCGTCTGCAGAAAGTTGTCGCGATCAAGGAGTCTCGCCCCGACGTAGGTGTGGGCGTGCAATCGTGACAAGCGCTTGGGATCGTGATTGATCAGTAACGCGGGGTTGAACAGACTCGCATTGTGCGAGCGCGCCGTCACCACGCCAGTGCCGGCCATCGACAGTGAACGCGCATCAAAGGAGAGAAAGGAAATGGCGTTGGCGCTACTGGTCCACAGACCCAACACCGTTGTCCATATGACCGCATACCGCGGTGGCTTGCGCCCGGTGCCCGAGCGCTGTCCTGTATTGAGCATCATGCCCTTCCTACTGACTGAATCCTGGAGTTGAATGGGCCCCACTTTACCATGGGGCCGCCACACGCCTCTAACCGGAATCAGTCCTCTGCGGATTCCGCCTCAGAGCGCAGTGCATTATAACGTTCAACGGCACGCCGGTGGGCTGCGAATGCCGCCTCCCGACTCTCGAACTCATACATCTGCCGGATCGTGCAGTGATCGTCCCGGACATAAACCTTGTGCATACCGCCACCGCAGACTTCACTGAAACGCTCTTCAAAGAGCGCGGCCGGTGAGGTCTCCAGGGCGTTGCAGCCCGGTAACACGGTCGCCAGGTAGTAATTGCGCCGCGCGTCAATGGAAATCACCTCGTGATCCAGAACCCCATAGCCCCGGATGTCATTCTGGCGGACACAGGCACGGCCATTCTGCCCCGCCGTCTCGGCCAGCACATCATAAAAGGAAGGGACCGACTCACCAGTCGTGGTACAGGCGGATAGCGCGGCCAACAGCGGCGCGGTGGCGCACAGCTTCCATAGTCTCATAGTTCACCTCTCTGAATCATCGACATCAATGTGGCGCAGGAAATCATTTCCCTTGACCCTTTAAATGTTAATCACTATCATTTGCATCATCGTTGTCATGCATTGTTTCTGCTACCTGTCATAGGAGTACCACTACCGTGTCTTTGTTCCGCCCCTCTGTATTGGCCGTCGCCGTAGGCTCGCTGCTGACCTCCGGCTACACCCTTGCCCAGTCTGCCCCCTCCGAAATCCAGGAAATTCAGGTAACGGGGCAACTGTCCCGCTATTCCGCCCTGAAGTCCGATACCCCGATCATGGAAACCGCCCGCTCGGTGTCGATTGAAGGGCTGCAAGACATCATCGACAAGGGCGCCATTACCCTGGACGACGTGTTCACCTACTCCTCCGGTGTCTACGGCAAGACCTACGGCTTTGCCACCCGAGGTGACTGGGTCAAGGTCCGGGGCCTGGACGTGCCTCAGTATCAGGATAGTCTGCAATCGCTGTTTGGCAATTACAACAACACCCGCCCGGACGTCTACACCCTGGAACAGGTGGAGGTGCTCAAAGGACCGGCCTCGGTATTGTACGGACAGGGCTCTCCCGGCGGGATTGTGAATGTGGTAAGCAAGCTGCCCAAAGCGGAATCCGCGCACGAACTGCTGGCCGAGCTGGGCAGCTTCGATCGCCAGCAACTGGCGTTCGACAGCACCGGCGCCCTGGACTCCGACGAGCAGTGGCTCTACCGGGCGGTGGGTGTCTACCGCGACACCGATACCCAGGTCGATCAGGTGAATGAAAACACCCGGGTGTTCGCCCCCTCAATCACCTGGCAGCCGAACCAGCAGACCCGCGTGACCGCCCTGCTCAACCGCACCGAAACGGACAGCGACGTCGGCGCCCAATTCCTGCCGGTCTACGGTACCCTTCTGCCCGCCCCTAACGGCCAGTTTATCGACAACAGCACCTACACCGGCGATCCGGACTTCAACTATTACGACACCGAGACCACTTCCCTGACCCTGCTGGCCGAGCATCAATTCAACTCGGTCTGGAGCCTGGAGCTCACCTCCCGCTACACCGATGCGAAGGCCGACTATCAACAAGCCTGGACCGCGTTTATTGGCGGAGACCGCTACGTGCGCAATGCCGATGGCAGCCTGTATGGCGACGGGCTGGTCCCGCGCTCCTTCTATGGCAGCAAATCCACCTCCGAACAGGCGGCACTGGATGCCCGTCTGCGCGCCAACTTCCAGACCGGTGCCCTGTTCCACGAAGTGCTGATCGGCACCCAGTATCAGGATGTCACGCTGGGAGAAAGCGGCTTTTACGACTATGCCCGTGGTTACGATGTCGCCACCGGAACCGTCCTGGATGACAGCACCTGGATCAACGTGTTTGATCCTCAATACGGCAATATTCCCGCCGCCAGTGAATTCACCTACGCCGTTTCACCGGACAGCACCACCGAAGACCTGGGCCTGTATATCAATGACCAGATCAGCGTGGGCAACTGGCGCATCACCGCCGGGGTACGTTTCGACGATACCGAAACCCGTACCGGCACCAGCAGCCAGAGTGACGATGCCGTCAGCACCAGCGTGGGCGCCCTGTATCAGTTTGATAACGGCCTGTCGCCCTACGTGAGCTTCGCCGAATCCTTTGATCCGGTGATCGGCGACAACGGCAACGGCGAGCCGCTCGATCCTCAGGAAGGCGAACAGTGGGAAGCCGGTTTCAAATACCAGCCGAGCACCTTCCCGGCCATGTTTACCCTGGCGTACTTTGATATCACCCAAACCAACTTGAACGACCCCAGCGCCCTGGTGGGCGAGTACCAGCAACAACGGGGCGAGGCGTCAATCACCGGTGTGGAATTGGAAGGTATTGTGTTCATGGGTGACCTGAGCCTTGAGCTCAATGCCAGCCAACTGGATACCGAGAGCGCGGAAGGCTATCGCCTGGCGAGCGTACCGGAGCGTCAGGCCTCCACCTGGCTGACCTGGCGTCCGGGCGACTTCGAAGGGTTCAAGGCCGGCGCGGGCCTGCGTTACGTGGGCGAAAGCTGGGACGGCACCGATCAACTGCGCACACCTTCTTACACCCTGGGCGACCTGATGGTGGGCTACCAGACCGGACCCTGGGACCTGACCCTGAACGCACGGAACGTCGCGGATAAAGAGTTCCAGGCGACCTGCCTGTCTCGGGGGGACTGCTTCCCCGGCGAGGCCCGCTCCGTGGTCGGTCGCGTTCGCTATCAGTTCTGATCCCCTCTCACGCCGCAGGGACGCGGCGCTACTTCTTGGGCGTCGGCGGCACAAGCACCCGCCAGGGCTTGCCTTCACAGGATTCAAAGTTCTTGCAGGTCGGCAGGCAGCCGCGACAGGGAAGACGGTGCGGTGATTCCGGCTTGGATACAGGTTGGTTCACATCAGACTCCGATTGGTTATTCGCTTGCGTTATTTACGTTCCGGAACCGCGTACAGATAACTGTCGCTCATACATCAGCCCGATTCTCAGGCCTGACGCCGATCCGGCACCCGCCCGACACGTCCCTGGGCCACTTCCCCTCTGCAAGACACTCCCAACCGACGGCCCTACCCCGGTATACACTGAAAGCGGTAATAGCAGGTAATCTTTTCACAAAAATCTGACGTAAAGGTCGTGTCGTCTGAGCAATCATGCCATGCCATCACATAAGGGGGACACTTATATGAAAACGTCTACAGCGTTACTATCGGCCGCACTCCTGCAGGCCCTGTTATTGCAACCCGCACTGGCGCAGGACGAAAAGACCGCCCTGGTGCCCTTACCCTCGATTGAAGACTTCACGAGAGGTGAAGACGGCTTCGCCTTTGGCCTTGGCCTGGGTATTGAGTATGAAGCGGCCTACGAGGGGTCCGATGAATTCGGTGTCGAGGTCGACCCGGCGGGAGCGGTCCAATGGCGCAACGACGACGATATTTTCTTCTGGGCCGGTGAAGCGCTCGGATGGCGCGGCCTTCGTTCCGACACCTGGCTGTTCGAGGCCGTTGTGGGCTTCGAAGAAGGTCGAGAGGAAGGCGACTCCGATGACGGTCGACTGGATGGGCTCGGCGCTACCGACGAGGCGGTCGAGTTCGCCCTGCAAGCCCGCCGGGCGTTCGACGCCGACTGGCGTTACTGGCTGGATGGCCGCTTGGTGACCAGCGACAACGGCACCCTGGGTATCTTCGGCGTGGGCCGCCGCTTCGGCGACCAGATGGACGGTACCGGCTCCGAACTGGCGATTGTGGCGGTGTACCACGATAGCGATCTCGCCAACACCGAATTCGGCATAACCCCCGCCCAGTCCGCCGCCTCGGGACTGGCCGAAACCGAGATGAGTGGCGGGTTCCGCTCGATTGGACTGAATTACAGCTACCGCAACTACATCCGCGAGAACTGGCAGATTTTCGGTGAAGTGCTCTATGAGCATTTCAGTAGCGATATTCAGGATAGTCCGATTGCGCGTAGTGACTACGAGGCTGAAGTGGGGGTTGGGTTTATTTACATATTTTAGTGCACATCAAACCCCAAAGCCCGATAGCGTAAGGAGGGAGCTAACGGGCTTTTCTTTGCGCAATGTACTCCAACGCCTCCGGATCGGCGTTGATCTGGCGTTCCAGAATTTTTAACAGAGTCGCCCTTGAAACATAGCGGTAGGAGCCAGCGCCGTATGTGGATGTGCCCAAAATGAAAGCGGCCAACACCAAGTACTTCGTATAATCATGAAGGCTCGGAAAGAAGGTCGTTAAAGCCGCCATTGCCGCAATCAATACCGCCAGCGCGTAAACGACGTTTGCGTACGAAAACCTGTCTTTCGCTTTCAGGTACAGCTCT is a window from the Marinimicrobium koreense genome containing:
- the mltF gene encoding membrane-bound lytic murein transglycosylase MltF; amino-acid sequence: MEVRKTPRLIQAAAKHLFSLTVISVSLLLVGSKLPTTLERVYALGELRVISRNGPTTYYEGPHGQTGFEYLLLQQFANELGVRLVIEDEESLDTMLNKVGRGQTHFAAAGLSITERRRQRVRFNQPYMTIRQQVLYNSRTPAPRSVEDLIGKDILVIANSSHAERLEAIKTHYPALTWRESSSVEMIDLLEKVHSGEVDYAVVDSNAYDLNRHTFPRARAAFDLGAPQELAWAFPRSRDESLYRAAEDYLNRIKQDGTLAAISERFYDHIDEVTTGGALLFSYRLEKRLPQWQTLLQEAADEFDLDWQLLAAISYQESHWNPNARSRTGVRGLMMLTLAAASDMGIENRIDPKQSIHGGAKYFRNLYDRLPERIQGEDRTWLALAAYNVGMGHLEDARKITQALGGDPDRWVDVREHLPLLAKRSYYKYTRHGYARGWEPVTYVRNIRNFYSIIAWHQQQEQRQIAAQEAETDEQRIQRKVSSNRTLNMPLSVL
- a CDS encoding IMPACT family protein → MNDTPPPQAPYRVLAEPCQHTLEEKRSLFHTYLFPVQEREPALAHVEALRQSQPGASHYCWAYILGPADQPRRQAFSDDGEPSGTAGKPMLHVLTQRGAGDTLAVIVRIFGGVKLGAGGLVRAYGGAVSQALDLAQWREITPSTEISITVDFALEERIRHCAQQRGLAVIGVDYQQQVRLTLAVPQAEVGALQDEVQQLTSGQFQWQP
- a CDS encoding MFS transporter, producing MTGAETRREILNIAILVVNQTLFMVAAITVMTLSGVVGGRLSDTPSLATLPIALTMVGAVVSTLPASLFMKRVGRRPGFLVGALLGGLAGSLLSFWSIAEGTFIGFCLGNLLVGLYQGFAMYYRFAAADVARPAIRSRAISWVMAGGVAAAFLGPWNASANYEWLTSVPDGGPYLVMALLALLASLLLALLRVPPQGEPRSDDVVRPMRDIAGQGRFQVAVLASAVGYAIMILVMTATPLAMLSKGFGMGQVATIMQWHVLGMFVPSFFTGSLIARLGQYRVLMAGAGALLLSSATAASGASFAHFWVALVLLGVGWNFLFVGGSVMLAGTHSESERGKVQGINDLIVLSLVAIGSLLAGTLFHLWGWVVLNLTMVPLVIAVVVALCVWQIRSTAPAVSS
- a CDS encoding ABCB family ABC transporter ATP-binding protein/permease: MRRPYGPTPPRDASIPRLNLREVWGYLWPYLWDFKGRVILAIMALLAAKGATLAMPWALKHIIDGVDRSLQPELVLPIAFLLFYGFLRFGGVFFGELRDAIFSRVTERAMRRIGLRVFEHLHRLELNFHLSRQTGGISRDIERGTSAISFLMRFLMFNIVPTLFEIVMVAAIFTLAFSVWYALIILVAVIIYIGFTVITTEWRTRFVREANQADSSTNTRAVDSLLNYETVKYFNNEAFEAQTYDTFLETWEKAKLKNRLSLLALNSGQALIIAAAITGMMIMATQSVIDKNMTLGDLAMVNAYMIQLFIPLNFLGFVYREMRRALTDLENMLGLLQREPRIEDAADARELSVPEGEIRFHDVSFGYHRDRPILKGLDFTVQAGHRVAIVGASGAGKSTIARLLYRFYDIDDGRITIDGQDIRDVTLDSLRRAIAIVPQDTVLFNTSIRENIAYGNPSAPDEAIDRAIRMAHLEDFIAALPQGDQTLVGERGLKVSGGEKQRIAIARVLLKGAPILIFDEATSALDSRAEAAIVAAMREVSSGHTSLVIAHRLSTIVDADTILVLDEGRLVEQGSHEALLAHDGRYAQLWRLQQQSAEP
- the traF gene encoding conjugal transfer protein TraF; protein product: MMLNTGQRSGTGRKPPRYAVIWTTVLGLWTSSANAISFLSFDARSLSMAGTGVVTARSHNASLFNPALLINHDPKRLSRLHAHTYVGARLLDRDNFLQTADEFSDRYEGVDLEDVIMSSIALDSPDFESGAELREATARIRNVQRDINHLSDKPLRVSASYGASFGYPAGQWAFGGYHRQFLVMGSMVRVSERDNANIERVTNTVDRFADLLDEVMATEAMVENPDALTLEEVVAQVRRLWDAAQALNEYVDFGALYDDALADQTSGKGVQDYLREPLPTEFYSTIESQGAEVTEQALSVARSFMTDRSDRFHFGVTLKQVHFTTIHFEQPVNEFELDVYSESVHRREHTRFNMDAGLVHDLPGPFQWGLVVRNLVPHEFETALGDRITQRPVARVGLGFRTEPFRVSVDWDLTRNEPLGFDPDKQYLSVGTEWFLWRNTALRAGLRHNVVDDETLPSVGLGFGGRRAHLDIGAAKSTNGDEWGLALQAGLSF
- a CDS encoding DUF6491 family protein: MRLWKLCATAPLLAALSACTTTGESVPSFYDVLAETAGQNGRACVRQNDIRGYGVLDHEVISIDARRNYYLATVLPGCNALETSPAALFEERFSEVCGGGMHKVYVRDDHCTIRQMYEFESREAAFAAHRRAVERYNALRSEAESAED
- a CDS encoding TonB-dependent siderophore receptor → MSLFRPSVLAVAVGSLLTSGYTLAQSAPSEIQEIQVTGQLSRYSALKSDTPIMETARSVSIEGLQDIIDKGAITLDDVFTYSSGVYGKTYGFATRGDWVKVRGLDVPQYQDSLQSLFGNYNNTRPDVYTLEQVEVLKGPASVLYGQGSPGGIVNVVSKLPKAESAHELLAELGSFDRQQLAFDSTGALDSDEQWLYRAVGVYRDTDTQVDQVNENTRVFAPSITWQPNQQTRVTALLNRTETDSDVGAQFLPVYGTLLPAPNGQFIDNSTYTGDPDFNYYDTETTSLTLLAEHQFNSVWSLELTSRYTDAKADYQQAWTAFIGGDRYVRNADGSLYGDGLVPRSFYGSKSTSEQAALDARLRANFQTGALFHEVLIGTQYQDVTLGESGFYDYARGYDVATGTVLDDSTWINVFDPQYGNIPAASEFTYAVSPDSTTEDLGLYINDQISVGNWRITAGVRFDDTETRTGTSSQSDDAVSTSVGALYQFDNGLSPYVSFAESFDPVIGDNGNGEPLDPQEGEQWEAGFKYQPSTFPAMFTLAYFDITQTNLNDPSALVGEYQQQRGEASITGVELEGIVFMGDLSLELNASQLDTESAEGYRLASVPERQASTWLTWRPGDFEGFKAGAGLRYVGESWDGTDQLRTPSYTLGDLMVGYQTGPWDLTLNARNVADKEFQATCLSRGDCFPGEARSVVGRVRYQF
- a CDS encoding MipA/OmpV family protein, with the translated sequence MKTSTALLSAALLQALLLQPALAQDEKTALVPLPSIEDFTRGEDGFAFGLGLGIEYEAAYEGSDEFGVEVDPAGAVQWRNDDDIFFWAGEALGWRGLRSDTWLFEAVVGFEEGREEGDSDDGRLDGLGATDEAVEFALQARRAFDADWRYWLDGRLVTSDNGTLGIFGVGRRFGDQMDGTGSELAIVAVYHDSDLANTEFGITPAQSAASGLAETEMSGGFRSIGLNYSYRNYIRENWQIFGEVLYEHFSSDIQDSPIARSDYEAEVGVGFIYIF